The genomic stretch GATTTTCACTCGGGAATGCAAAAGGCCTAGTAATCAATGCATACAAAGGGCTGCAATCGTTTTCATCCGTAGCATGAGCCAAACTTGGAAAATGCTCAATTAAATCCAAAGCAATATCTGTGgtgtagaaaaaaagaaaaagaaaaaaagtgaagtatatatattgagaaaattttgaaatatcatCCGAAATAGTGGGCTAACAGATAATTAGACCAAGAGTTGTTACCTAAAGTTTGGTTGTATATAGCCTCTCGACAAAGTCTAGCACCGTCTGTGCCTTTTTCTGGGTTTAGATCTTCCTTTGGAGTGCGAGAATAGAGATAGCGAGCCAATTTTTTACTCCAATAAAGAGCCTTAACAACTAGAAGTACATCTGAAGAATTTTTAATGCTGACCAAGCTCACGTTCTTTCTAAGCATGCACTCTGCCATTCGGtagtttttcttataaattgtcTTAAATAAAGCTGTGTCCCCATATTCATCTTTTACAGCCAATTCTTGTTCCGACATTTTCACCACTAACTTCTCCACTATAGACTCATGCCCAGCATCAACAGCAACATGAAGAGCCGTCTTgccattttttgtgattttcaaACCCGCAGAATCGGGATGACGCATAAGGAAATCCTCTACATCGTTCCAAACACCACTTTCCACAACCTTTTTGAAGTCCTTTTTGAAGGCCTCATGGTCAATATTAATATGCTTCCAGTTTTGCGCAACCTTTAGGAATGCCTCACGGTCAACATTAGTTCGGTTCCATTCTGAGATTAATATGTAAAAGGTGATTAATTAGAATTAGTACCAATAAGAAGCATGCTATTGCCATGTCAAGCCAACTGATCAGATGTCTGCCTACAACTTCTTTATAACAACATAGGAAACTTAATTGGAGGGAAGattcttattatattttatctCGACTAAAAGTTTTGCATAAACTCTTTTACTAATTAAttcaaagtttatatatataaaaactcaTGAGCTCACTAATTATATTTTGGGGTAACTACTTTTTCCCTCATCAACTGTCACTCATTGTCAATTTCCCCACATGAATTGCCAACCTTACTAttcgaccctatcaaactactattttctttgcaaaatcctcattccgtcagtcaaactcgttaaattggatgaaatattctcttttagccGTTAAATCTCATTAACAGACAAAAAGactcccaaataaaaaattcaaaaaaatataaatgtataaaatttataaattaattttttttaaatatattaagggtattatatatatatatatatatttgtttaattttaaggatattatatgtaatttttgtttataaagttagggtatttaggtcatttcaattttttgaacgagtttgattgacggaaggggggttttgggaagaaaatggtaaTATGATAGGGACGAACAGTAAGATTGGCAGTTCATGGGAGAAAATTGACAATACGTGATagttgatgaaaaaaaatgtaattaccccttATATTTTACTAGATAATTATTCATTACCCGACCATAAAACCAAGAAGAAACAATTGTAATaaagattttaataaaaaaatattataaaattttaaaatagtatttttaaaatgtgaaGAGTATACAAGGTGTAACAATAAAGAATCAATATAATGGCAAAAAGTGATGAAATAAACAAATTCATTCAATTTTatcaatatataaaattgaatgaTTTTCAACAAACCAGAATATGAGCTTACGATTTTCAACTTGCGTAATAAGTAATCTTCATGGTGAACCCACAAGTGTTAATGATTATAGAAATCGTGATTAAATTGTTTACAAAGTTACCTGGAGGCATCGCTGGAGGCCCTCAAACATTACAAAATCTCTTTCAAAGGAGTTTAAATTTGTTTACTTTTAGGCCCTCATGGGCCTCAACCATGATAAGGTTTACTTTAAAATTATCATCGTATCTAAACCCACGATTAAACAAAATTTCTCCTCTTCTACTTCTGGTACAGAGGAGAGTGTTTGCCaaccctttctcttttctttcttcttaaaaaacgaaaaaaaaaaaaaaaaaaaaattaataaacaatttttttcacaaaacacttaaaaaaaaaaaaattcaaaactttatttacctttatatcacattaaaatactttttcaacaaaaacacaaaatacacGTCATAGGAGAACCACCCTACACAAATTTAGAGGATGAGAAAGTGATAATGAGATGACTAATAAAATTACTCTATCAAACAACACCAAGCTTTCTTTGACTAACTTTTGACAAGCCACGGTTTTAGGGAGAGCTTTCAAAAtttctgtagtttttttttttttttggttccttttttcattttaattttattttaatttttgaattttcttgggAGCGAGTTGCTACCATGTgcattggagagagagagagggagagggagagacctGCCAAAATATTCCAAGCAATTTTTGCAGTGCTAATCTTTTTAATTCTAGAAAATGCGTCTATTCCACATGAAATCTGGATAACATGTAAGGCCGTGCCATTCTTCTTGCTCCAAGCCTTACAAGCAACTTCATCGACTTTTTGCCTAGGAGGTTTGTTGTTTTCTTCAACTATGTCCCAAAGATCATGGGCCGTCAAATAGTCTTTTACTTGAACACTCCAATCCACATAATTATATTCCTCAAGAACCTGAATAACATCTGCACTCAAAGCCATTTTGTTTGAGTATGTATGTGCattaatgagagagagagagagagagagagagagacacctGAGTTAGTATTTTTAGGGAGGTACTTTTTTTCCAAAGTATTCCATGCAACTTTTGCAGAGCTAATATCCCTAATCTCAAATAATGTGTCCAGATCGCATGAATTCTGGATCACATGTAAAGCCATAGAATTCCTCCAAGCATGGACAGTGGTGTAATCATCTTCTTGGTAAAGAGGGTTGGTGGTTTCTTCAACTATGTCCCAAAGATCATGGGCCATCAAATGGTCTTTTACTTGAACACTCCACTCCACATAATTATCTGTGTCAATAACTTGTAGAACAACTGCATCCAAAGTCGTCTTTGTTTGAGCATGCATGTgcatttaagagagagagagagagagagagagagagagacttgagCTAGTACCTTTAGGGAGGTATTTTTTTGCTAAAGTATTCCATGCATCTTTAGCGAAACTGATCTCACTAATCTCAAAAAATGTGTTCTGCTGGCATGAATTCTTGATCACACGTAAAGCCATGGAATTCTTGTCGTTCCAAGCATTGAAAGcagcttcatcatcttcttccttaGGAGGTTTGGCAGTTGCTTCAATTGTGTCCCAAAGATCTTTAGCCACCAAATAGGTTTGTACTTGAATACTCCAATCCACATAATTATATGATCCCTCAAGATATTTAAGAACAGCTGCACCT from Corylus avellana chromosome ca1, CavTom2PMs-1.0 encodes the following:
- the LOC132184022 gene encoding uncharacterized protein LOC132184022, whose protein sequence is MEVRDALGAAVLKYLEGSYNYVDWSIQVQTYLVAKDLWDTIEATAKPPKEEDDEAAFNAWNDKNSMALRVIKNSCQQNTFFEISEISFAKDAWNTLAKKYLPKVVLQVIDTDNYVEWSVQVKDHLMAHDLWDIVEETTNPLYQEDDYTTVHAWRNSMALHVIQNSCDLDTLFEIRDISSAKVAWNTLEKKYLPKNTNSDVIQVLEEYNYVDWSVQVKDYLTAHDLWDIVEENNKPPRQKVDEVACKAWSKKNGTALHVIQISCGIDAFSRIKKISTAKIAWNILAEWNRTNVDREAFLKVAQNWKHINIDHEAFKKDFKKVVESGVWNDVEDFLMRHPDSAGLKITKNGKTALHVAVDAGHESIVEKLVVKMSEQELAVKDEYGDTALFKTIYKKNYRMAECMLRKNVSLVSIKNSSDVLLVVKALYWSKKLARYLYSRTPKEDLNPEKGTDGARLCREAIYNQTLDIALDLIEHFPSLAHATDENDCSPLYALITRPFAFPSENRLVFWKRWI